A window of the Cystobacter fuscus genome harbors these coding sequences:
- the rplU gene encoding 50S ribosomal protein L21, giving the protein MYAVIRTGGKQYRVAEGDVLRIEKVSGDVGAEVTFNDVLLLGGSDSPKVGQPTVSGAKVLGKILAQDKHRKVLHFRKEKEGWTRRRGHRQPYTEVKVTSISG; this is encoded by the coding sequence ATGTACGCAGTCATTCGCACGGGCGGCAAGCAGTACCGCGTGGCCGAGGGCGATGTGCTCCGGATCGAGAAGGTCTCGGGGGACGTTGGCGCCGAGGTGACCTTCAACGACGTCCTGTTGCTCGGTGGGTCCGACAGCCCGAAGGTGGGGCAGCCGACCGTGTCGGGCGCGAAGGTGCTGGGCAAGATCCTCGCCCAGGACAAGCACCGCAAGGTGCTGCACTTCCGCAAGGAGAAGGAGGGCTGGACGCGCCGCCGCGGCCACCGTCAGCCCTACACCGAGGTCAAGGTCACCTCCATCTCCGGCTAG
- a CDS encoding isopenicillin N synthase family dioxygenase has protein sequence MSRSARRIPLVNLSHYRSGTPEERTRFVRVFGEALREFGFVSVEGHGIDDGLIRRTYADVEAFFHQPEAVKQRYHVPEFGGQRGYTPFGREHAKNRTVGDLKEFWHVGRDLPSGHPRSPSVAAHNIWPEEVPSFRANTLDLYRALDEAAAVMLQAIAEYFGIERTTFSDMAQDGTSVLRVIHYPPLKDRFVPGAVRAAEHEDINLITLLCEGTASGLEILTRDGEWIPVDTLRGQIVVDSGDMLSRITNGVIPATTHRVVNPPSPAEDNTRYSMPFFVHPYPECVLAPLPSTVTPDKPGEPPITADAFLKQRLREIGLLK, from the coding sequence ATGTCTCGTTCCGCGCGCCGCATCCCCCTCGTCAACCTGTCCCACTACCGCTCCGGCACTCCCGAGGAGCGCACCCGCTTCGTCCGGGTGTTCGGAGAGGCCCTCCGGGAGTTCGGATTCGTCTCCGTGGAGGGCCACGGCATCGACGACGGGCTCATCCGGCGCACCTACGCGGACGTGGAGGCGTTCTTCCACCAGCCCGAGGCCGTCAAGCAGCGCTACCACGTGCCCGAGTTCGGCGGACAGCGCGGCTACACGCCCTTCGGCCGCGAGCACGCGAAGAACCGCACCGTGGGCGACCTCAAGGAGTTCTGGCACGTGGGGCGCGACCTGCCCTCGGGCCACCCGCGCAGCCCCTCCGTCGCCGCCCACAACATCTGGCCCGAGGAGGTGCCCTCCTTCCGCGCCAACACGCTCGACCTCTACCGCGCGCTCGACGAGGCGGCGGCGGTGATGCTGCAAGCCATCGCCGAGTACTTCGGCATCGAGCGCACCACCTTCAGCGACATGGCCCAGGACGGCACCTCGGTGTTGCGCGTCATCCACTACCCGCCCCTCAAGGACAGGTTCGTCCCGGGCGCGGTGCGCGCCGCCGAGCACGAGGACATCAACCTCATCACCCTCTTGTGCGAAGGCACCGCCTCGGGCCTGGAGATCCTCACCCGGGATGGCGAGTGGATCCCCGTGGACACGCTGCGCGGGCAGATCGTCGTGGACTCGGGCGACATGCTCAGCCGCATCACCAACGGCGTCATCCCCGCCACCACCCACCGCGTGGTCAACCCGCCCTCGCCCGCCGAGGACAACACGCGCTACTCCATGCCCTTCTTCGTCCACCCCTATCCGGAGTGCGTGCTCGCGCCGCTGCCGAGCACCGTCACCCCGGACAAGCCGGGCGAGCCCCCCATCACCGCCGACGCCTTCCTCAAGCAGCGTCTGCGGGAGATCGGCCTGCTCAAGTAG
- the gatB gene encoding Asp-tRNA(Asn)/Glu-tRNA(Gln) amidotransferase subunit GatB yields the protein MSLSDFQPVIGLEVHAQLLTQTKIFCGCSTSFGAAPNHHTCPVCLGLPGVLPVLNTRVVEFAIRTGLALGCTVKKTSVWSRKNYFYPDLPKGYQITQFDQPICEWGQLSIDTPEGEKLIRVRRIHMEEDAGKSVHDASASESLVDLNRAGVPLLEIVSEPDLRSADEAVDYLKSLRDVLVYLGVNDGNMEEGSFRCDANVSVMRKGATVYGQRVELKNINSFRFVKQAIEYEISRQVDLLETGGKIDQETRLYDPNRGETRSMRSKEEAHDYRYFPEPDLPPLHVTDAQLEAAAQVLPELPRAKVSRFMSQYGLPAYDAKILCAERPLADYFEAVAQHFKDYKRLSNWFLGELLRLLKDEGGTVTTLRFSTVQFSNLLAAVEKGSISANAGKDVFGEMFRTGKDPEAIIADKGLAQVSDTGAIEAVVDDILAKNAGEVEKYRAGKKQIYGFFVGQVMKAMKGKGNPALVNDLLKKKLGE from the coding sequence ATGTCCCTGAGCGATTTCCAGCCGGTCATCGGGCTCGAGGTCCATGCCCAGCTTCTGACGCAGACGAAGATCTTCTGCGGCTGCTCCACCTCGTTCGGGGCGGCGCCCAACCACCACACCTGCCCCGTGTGCCTCGGCCTGCCCGGGGTGCTGCCGGTGCTCAACACGCGCGTGGTGGAGTTCGCCATCCGCACGGGCCTGGCGCTCGGGTGCACGGTGAAGAAGACGAGCGTGTGGAGCCGGAAGAACTACTTCTATCCGGACCTGCCCAAGGGCTATCAGATCACCCAGTTCGATCAGCCCATCTGCGAGTGGGGCCAGCTCTCCATCGACACGCCCGAGGGGGAGAAGCTCATCCGCGTGCGCCGCATCCACATGGAGGAGGACGCGGGCAAGAGCGTGCACGACGCCTCGGCGAGCGAGAGCCTGGTGGATCTCAACCGCGCGGGCGTGCCGCTGCTGGAGATCGTCAGCGAGCCGGACCTGCGCAGCGCGGACGAGGCGGTGGACTACCTCAAGTCGTTGCGCGACGTGCTGGTGTACCTGGGCGTGAACGACGGCAACATGGAGGAGGGCTCGTTCCGCTGCGACGCCAACGTGTCGGTGATGCGCAAGGGCGCCACCGTGTACGGCCAGCGCGTGGAGCTCAAGAACATCAACTCGTTCCGCTTCGTGAAGCAGGCCATCGAGTACGAGATCTCCCGGCAGGTGGACCTGCTGGAGACGGGCGGGAAGATCGATCAGGAGACGCGGCTGTACGATCCCAACCGGGGCGAGACGCGCTCGATGCGCTCGAAGGAGGAGGCGCACGACTACCGCTACTTCCCCGAGCCGGACCTGCCGCCGCTGCACGTGACGGACGCGCAGCTCGAGGCGGCGGCCCAGGTGCTGCCGGAGCTGCCGCGGGCGAAGGTGTCGCGCTTCATGAGCCAGTACGGCCTGCCCGCGTACGACGCGAAGATTCTCTGCGCCGAGCGCCCGCTCGCGGACTACTTCGAGGCGGTGGCGCAGCACTTCAAGGACTACAAGCGGCTGTCGAACTGGTTCCTCGGCGAGCTGTTGCGGCTGCTCAAGGACGAGGGCGGCACCGTCACCACGCTGCGCTTCTCGACGGTGCAGTTCTCGAACCTGCTCGCGGCGGTGGAGAAGGGGAGCATCTCGGCGAACGCGGGCAAGGACGTGTTCGGGGAGATGTTCCGCACGGGCAAGGACCCGGAGGCCATCATCGCGGACAAGGGGCTCGCGCAGGTGAGCGACACGGGTGCCATCGAGGCCGTGGTGGATGACATCCTCGCGAAGAACGCGGGCGAGGTGGAGAAGTACCGGGCGGGCAAGAAGCAGATCTACGGCTTCTTCGTGGGGCAGGTGATGAAGGCGATGAAGGGCAAGGGCAACCCCGCCCTGGTGAACGACCTGCTCAAGAAGAAGCTGGGCGAGTAG
- the rpmA gene encoding 50S ribosomal protein L27 — protein MAHKKGQGSSRNGRDSNPQYRGVKVYAGETVSAGSILVRQLGTVIHPGANVKLGRDYTLFATVDGVVKYERQGRDRKKVSVYPAQASA, from the coding sequence ATGGCACATAAAAAGGGACAGGGTTCTTCCCGCAACGGTCGCGACTCCAATCCGCAGTACCGCGGAGTGAAGGTGTACGCGGGCGAGACCGTGAGCGCGGGCAGCATCCTCGTGCGTCAGCTCGGAACGGTCATCCACCCGGGCGCCAACGTGAAGCTGGGGCGTGACTACACGCTCTTCGCCACGGTGGACGGGGTCGTGAAGTACGAGCGTCAGGGGCGGGACCGCAAGAAGGTCTCCGTCTATCCGGCCCAGGCGAGCGCCTAG
- the obgE gene encoding GTPase ObgE produces MKFVDEVRIQVKAGDGGHGAVAFRREKYIDRGGPNGGDGGNGGSVIFQADPQLTTLLDYRYQQHHRAKSGEGGMGNDCNGRSAEDLVLRVPVGTLVRDEATGEVLADLNDPGQKMVVCKGGRGGLGNMNFATSTRQTPRFAQDGTPGEERTLRLELKLLADVGLLGFPNAGKSTLISIVSRARPKIANYPFTTLVPNLGLVQYKDGLSFVMADIPGIIEGASEGVGLGHQFLRHVERCKVLIHLLDMGTETEDREPLRDFDTLNTELRKYSEELSHKPQVVALNKLDLPHALERQESVTRELQRRGIAVFPISCATGLGMQPLLDAVAEVLFTGRTDKLHVEPPPAPRAEKKASAKAVKKAPAREAPVKKAAAKATKKSSAKKAPVKKAPAKKAPAKKTVAKKGAVKKAPAKKTAAKKAPVKKAPVKKAAAKKAPARKTATRTVRSSAGKASGAARRRRA; encoded by the coding sequence ATGAAATTCGTTGATGAAGTCCGCATCCAGGTGAAGGCCGGGGACGGGGGTCACGGAGCCGTGGCCTTCCGCCGGGAGAAGTACATCGACCGTGGTGGCCCCAATGGCGGCGATGGGGGCAATGGCGGCTCGGTCATCTTCCAGGCCGATCCCCAGCTCACCACGCTGCTGGACTACCGGTATCAGCAGCACCACCGGGCCAAGAGCGGCGAAGGCGGCATGGGCAACGACTGCAACGGTCGCTCGGCGGAGGACCTGGTGCTCCGGGTGCCCGTGGGCACGCTCGTGCGGGACGAGGCCACCGGCGAGGTGCTGGCGGACCTCAACGACCCGGGCCAGAAGATGGTGGTGTGCAAGGGTGGCCGGGGCGGCCTGGGCAACATGAACTTCGCCACCTCCACGCGGCAGACGCCGCGCTTCGCCCAGGACGGCACGCCGGGAGAGGAGCGCACCCTGCGCCTGGAGCTCAAGCTGCTGGCGGACGTGGGGCTGTTGGGCTTTCCCAACGCGGGCAAGAGCACGCTCATCTCCATCGTGAGCCGGGCCCGTCCGAAGATCGCCAACTATCCGTTCACCACGCTCGTGCCCAACCTGGGTCTGGTCCAGTACAAGGACGGCCTGTCCTTCGTGATGGCGGACATCCCCGGCATCATCGAGGGGGCCAGCGAGGGCGTGGGTCTGGGGCACCAGTTCCTGCGGCACGTGGAGCGCTGCAAGGTGCTCATCCACCTGCTGGACATGGGCACCGAGACCGAGGATCGGGAGCCGCTGCGCGACTTCGACACGCTCAACACGGAGCTGCGCAAGTACAGCGAGGAACTCTCGCACAAGCCCCAGGTGGTGGCGCTCAACAAGCTGGATCTGCCGCACGCGCTGGAGCGTCAGGAGTCCGTGACGCGCGAGCTGCAACGGCGCGGCATCGCCGTGTTCCCCATCTCGTGCGCCACGGGTCTGGGCATGCAGCCGCTGCTGGACGCGGTGGCCGAGGTGCTCTTCACCGGCCGCACGGACAAGCTGCACGTGGAGCCGCCGCCGGCGCCTCGGGCGGAGAAGAAGGCCAGCGCGAAGGCCGTGAAGAAGGCCCCGGCCCGCGAGGCGCCCGTGAAGAAGGCCGCCGCGAAGGCCACGAAGAAGTCCTCCGCCAAGAAGGCGCCCGTGAAGAAGGCTCCGGCCAAGAAGGCTCCGGCCAAGAAGACCGTTGCGAAGAAGGGTGCCGTGAAGAAGGCGCCCGCGAAGAAGACAGCG
- the gatA gene encoding Asp-tRNA(Asn)/Glu-tRNA(Gln) amidotransferase subunit GatA encodes MSLTDLTLLELAAKLASGETSSVEATRACLARIAQVDGKVKAFLRLDEHGALAAAEASDARRATGTRLGPLDGVPVAVKDIFLTEGVETTCASRVLQGFIPPYDATAVRLLKQAGMPVVGKLNQDEFAMGSSNESSAYGACHNPWDLTRTPGGSSGGSAAALAAREVFGTLGTDTGGSIRQPAALTNTVGLKPTYGRVSRYGVIAYASSLDAPGPMARTVGDVAALLQVLARHDPLDSTSAPVDVPDYSADLEHGVSGLRLGVPREYFVEGMDPEVEASVRAALETYEKLGATLVDVSLPHTKYALATYYLLAPAEASSNLARYDGVRYGFRAREGRGLKEMYGQTREQGFGAEVKRRIMLGTYALSAGYYDAYYVRAQKVRTLIREDFSRAFTQVDALVTPTSPVPAFKLGEKVDDPLSMYLMDVCTLPCNLAGLPGLSLPCGFTKAGLPIGLQLMGRPFDEAKLLRIGRAFEREHDFTRRLAPV; translated from the coding sequence ATGTCATTGACCGATCTCACCCTCCTGGAGCTGGCGGCGAAGCTGGCCTCGGGCGAGACCAGTTCCGTGGAAGCGACGCGGGCGTGCCTGGCGCGCATCGCGCAGGTGGATGGGAAGGTGAAGGCCTTCCTGCGGCTGGACGAGCACGGGGCCCTGGCGGCCGCCGAGGCCAGTGACGCGCGCCGCGCCACGGGCACGCGGCTGGGGCCGCTGGATGGCGTGCCGGTGGCCGTGAAGGACATCTTCCTCACCGAGGGGGTGGAGACCACGTGCGCCTCGCGCGTGCTCCAGGGCTTCATTCCCCCCTATGACGCCACGGCGGTGCGGCTGCTCAAGCAGGCCGGCATGCCGGTGGTGGGCAAGCTCAACCAGGACGAGTTCGCGATGGGCTCGTCCAACGAGTCGAGCGCCTATGGCGCGTGCCACAACCCGTGGGACTTGACGCGCACGCCGGGAGGCTCCTCGGGAGGCTCGGCGGCGGCGCTGGCGGCGCGCGAGGTGTTCGGCACGCTGGGCACGGACACGGGCGGCTCCATCCGCCAGCCGGCGGCGCTCACCAACACCGTGGGCCTCAAGCCCACCTACGGGCGGGTGTCGCGCTACGGCGTCATCGCCTATGCCTCGTCCCTGGACGCGCCCGGCCCCATGGCCCGCACGGTGGGGGACGTGGCCGCGCTGCTGCAGGTGCTCGCGCGGCATGATCCGCTCGACTCCACGTCGGCGCCGGTGGACGTGCCGGACTACTCCGCGGACCTGGAGCACGGGGTGTCGGGGCTGCGCCTGGGCGTGCCGCGCGAGTACTTCGTCGAGGGCATGGATCCGGAGGTGGAGGCGTCGGTGCGCGCGGCGCTCGAGACCTACGAGAAGCTGGGCGCCACGCTGGTGGACGTGTCGCTGCCCCACACGAAGTACGCGCTGGCCACCTACTACCTGCTGGCCCCGGCGGAGGCGTCGAGCAACCTGGCGCGCTACGACGGCGTGCGCTACGGCTTCCGGGCGCGCGAGGGCCGGGGGCTCAAGGAGATGTACGGCCAGACGCGCGAGCAGGGCTTCGGCGCCGAGGTGAAGCGCCGCATCATGCTGGGCACCTACGCGCTGTCGGCGGGCTACTACGACGCCTATTACGTGCGGGCCCAGAAGGTGCGCACGCTCATCCGCGAGGACTTCTCGCGCGCCTTCACGCAGGTGGACGCCCTGGTGACACCCACCTCGCCCGTGCCGGCCTTCAAGCTGGGCGAGAAGGTGGATGACCCGCTGTCCATGTACCTCATGGACGTGTGCACGCTGCCGTGCAACCTGGCGGGGCTGCCCGGACTGTCGCTGCCGTGCGGCTTCACGAAGGCGGGCCTGCCCATCGGCCTGCAGCTCATGGGTCGGCCGTTCGACGAGGCGAAGCTGCTGCGCATCGGCCGGGCCTTCGAGCGCGAGCATGACTTCACGCGCCGCCTGGCGCCTGTTTGA